From the genome of Rhizobium oryzihabitans:
GCATCATCGGCGGCGAAGACCGCCTTGCTCATGCCGCGCACGGCGGCCATATCTCCGCCCTGCCGGGGCTGGTAGTAATTGGTGGCGATCTTCGTATTGCCGCCGGTGATCATCTCGATCTTGTCCTGCGGATCGGCAAAGCGCTCCAGACCCTTTTCACGGATAGGATTAAGGACGGCGATCTTGGCGCCGCGAAGGGCGGCGCGGCGCAGATCGCCCAGCATGCGGGGATGGTTGGTGCCGGGGTTCTGGCCGATCACGAAAATCGCATCGGCCTGTTCGAAATCCTCCAGCAGCACCGTGCCCTTGCCGACGCCGATCGACGCTTTGAGGCCAACGCCGCTTGCCTCGTGGCACATGTTGGAGCAATCGGGGAAATTATTGGTGCCGTAGAGCCGTACCATCAACTGATAGATGAACGCTGCCTCGTTGGAGGCGCGGCCGGACGTGTAGAATTCCGCCCGGTCCGGGCTGTCGAGGCTGTTCAGGATCCTGCCGATTTCGGCAAAGGCATCGTCCCAGGATACGGGAAGATATTTGTCGGTCGCCCGGTCGTAGCGCATCGGGTTGGTCAGGCGGCCCTGTTTTTCCAGATCATAGTCGGACCAGCCGCGTAGTTCGGACAGGGTATGGGCGGCAAAAAAATCCGGCGGCACGCGGGCCTCCGTCGCCTCCCACGCGACTGCCTTGACGCCATTTTCGCAGAATTCGAAGGAGGAGCCGTGTTCGGGATCGCCCCAGGCGCAGCCGGGACAGTCGAAACCATCCGGCTGGTTTGCCTTCAGCAGCGTACGTGCGCCGGAAATCGGCGCTCCTGATTCGAGAAGCCGTTTGCCGACGCTTTTAAGCGCACCCCAGCCACCTGCGGCAGACGATGCCTTGCCGATGAAATCCGTCTTGCTCATTGCTTTGGCTTTCCCGAAATCGCGTTCGCGGCCGCGTGGTCGCTGCGGCCGATCCTATGTAAAAAAGCTGTTTCAGAATCGCCTATGGACGACATATGTCAATCTCTATCTTGCTGCTGCCGGGAACGGTAAAAGGTCTCTTCCGGCTATCTCCGTGGAACGGCAGGGGTGTGTAACGCGTTGAGAGAATCGCGGCATCATGCACGCCTGGCGCGCCATCGAGCAGTGTTGCGTCCTTAAATCGCGGTCTCGCAAAGCGGCGGTTCATGACATTTGCGTCGCAGTCGGGAGGCTTGTTGTTTTCCGCCTATCCGGTTGTTGACAATATACTTTTTAACGCCATTCTGCCTGCGCATTCGTGCACTGCGGCATTTGAATACAAGAGGACGCCAGATGACAGACCGTGACGACGATCTTGTCGCGCCCGAAGAGTTGAGGCCGGCAGAGGCACCTTCCGATATCTACGCCGAAGACGGGTCCGTTCGCTCGGATTTTCTGACGATGGTCGGGGCGGCGATCGCTGACCGCGACCTGCTTTTCCTGCGCAAGAATGTGGCGCGGCTGCACGAGTCGGAACTTGGTGACGTGCTCGAATCCATCCTGCCGGAACAGCGCCACGCGCTGGTTCGGTTGTTGGGCTCCGATTTCGACATGACGGCACTGACCGAGGTGGATGAAGGCATCCGTCTCGATATCGTCGACCAGATGTCGAACGAGCAGATCGCCGCCGGTATCGGCGAGCTGGATTCGGACGACGCGGTCTACATTCTCGAGGATCTCGACGATGAGGACCGCGAGGATATTCTCTCGCAACTGCCGTTCACCGAACGGGTGCGGCTGATGCGGGCGCTGGATTATCCGGAAAGCTCGGCTGGCCGCCGCATGCAGACGGAATTCGTCGCCGTGCCACCGTTCTGGACTGTCGGGCAAACCATCGACTATCTACGCGAGGAGGAGGAGCTACCGGATTCCTTCACGCAGATATTCGTCATCGACCCCACCTTCAAGCTGGTTGGTGCGCTTGATCTCGACAAGGTGCTGCGCGCCAAGCGTCAGGTGAAGATCGAAACGATCATGCACGAGACGAACCACTCCATTCCGGCCGAGATGGACCAGGAAGAGGCGGCGCAGCTTTTCGAGCAATATGACCTTCTCTCCGCAGCCGTCGTTGACAGTAACGGCCGGCTGGTCGGTGTGCTCACCATCGATGACGTGGTCGACGTCATTCAGGAAGAGGCGGAAGAGGATCTGCTCAGGCTTGGCGGCGTGGGCGACGAAGAATTGTCTGACAGCATTGTCAGTACGTCGCGCTCCCGCGTGCCGTGGCTTGCAGTCAACCTCCTCACTGCCTTTCTGTCCGCCTCGGTGATCAGCCTGTTTGACGCGACGATCCAGCAGATCATCGCGCTGGCGATCCTCATGCCGGCGGTTGCCGGCATGGGCGGCAATGCCGGATCGCAGACCATGACAGTGTCGGTGCGGGCACTGGCGACCAAGAGCCTCGATATTCACAACGCCGCCCGCATCATCCGGCGCGAGGCAGGTGTGGGCATCCTCAACGGCATGCTGTTCGGTTGCGCCATCGGTGTCGTTGCCGGTATCTGGTTTCAGGATGTGCATATTGGCGGCATCATCGCCACCGCCATGTGTCTGAACATGCTGGCAGCGGCGCTGGCAGGCATTCTCATTCCGCTGGTTCTCGACAAGTTCGGGGCCGACCCCGCCGTCTCCTCGGCGGTATTCGTCACGGCGGTGACTGACATTGTCGGCTTTTTTGCCTTTCTCGGTATCGCGACCTGGTGGTACGGCATTTCCGGATAGGCGGGGCAGGCAAAAATTGACTTTTACGTGAAGGTCAAATAATATTATCCGGTTATGAATCGGATAGGCCCTTGGACAAGTATTATAGCATAACCGAACTGACACGCGAATTCGGTGTTTCCACCCGCACCCTACGATTTTACGAGGATGAGGGACTGATTCACCCTGAGCGTCGCGGGCGCACGAGGCTTTTCAGGGCTGCGGATCGCCGTCTTATTCAAGAGATTCTGCGCGGCCGCCGTATCGGTTTCACGATTTCCGAAATTCGCGAGATTATTCACGTCTACAAGGAGCCGCCCGGCGAATCGGGCCAACTGGTGCTTCTGATGAAGAAGGTCGATGAAAAGCGCGCCGATCTCAGACAAAAACGCAAGGACATCGAAGAGACCCTTGCTGAACTCGACAATGTCGAAGAGGCCTGTCTGACACGGCTTGCCGAAATCGGCGTGGGGACTTGAAATAGGGCCCTGGCTGTCGCGCTTACGGCACACATTTAGAGGTCGAGACCTCTCTTTCGTCACCCTCGGGCTTGACCTGAGGGTCCACGGCGGCGTCGATGGATCCTCGGATCAAGCCCGAGGATGACGTCGAGTGCAGGACACCACGCCGTCCCTCTGTGACCCCGCAACTTTCCCCTATTGCGCCTCAACCGTGCACTGCTGCGCCACTTCGCTGACCTTCGTCTGCTGCTCGGTGCTGAGCTTGCCGTCCATCATCGTGTCGAACAGGTTTTCCGCCTGCAGCTTTTCCAGCGTGCAGCCGCAGAAACGCTGGCACAATTCCAGCCCGTTCGGCTGTTCGACACAGCTCTTTTCGCAGCTTGATTTGTAAAGCTCCACCTGATCGACCGGTGGAGGCGGAGCCGCCTGCGACAGGACGTAGACGAGGCCAATCAGCACCGGCTGGTGGATAAGGTAGAAGGCCAGACTGTGACGGCCGGCGCTTGCTATCAGATTGCGTGGTGAACTGGGGCTGCGAAAACGATCCAGCCAGTCGCGCGGCGTGACGAACTGCGAGACAGCAAGCCCGGCAAGGAAAGGCGCAAGCCATGGCAGGAGCGGCACATAGTCGTTCGAGCGCGGCGGCATAGTGGAGAAGCCGATCCAGGCCAGCCACTTGCTGTTGAACAGGTCAGACTGGACATACTGCGGCAGCGCAAAGGCAATCACCGCGAAAAGCAGCGTTACGGGCGCGGGCGCGCGCAGAAACAGCAGGCCCACGAGGCTTGCGGCGGCGATATTGTGCAGGATGCCGAAAAAGATGAAGCTGTCCGGAAAGGCGAAATACGTGGCGATGGTGATGAGCAGCGCCGAGCCGGCCACCATCGCAAAACGCTTGCCGAAGGACGGCCAGTTCAGGCCTTTGCCATGGGCGAGAAACAGGCTGAAGCCGGCCAGGAACAGGAACGAGCTTGCAATGCCGCGCGCATAGAGCTTCCAGAGGCCCGTGGTCGCTGTGCCGGGTTCGAGATAGCCGAAATATTCCAGGTTCCACGTGAAGTGATAGGATGCCATGGCGATGAGCGCCAGCCCGCGCAATGTATCGAGACCGCCGATGCGGCCTTTGCGGCTGTTTTCGTTTGCGGCTGTGTTTGTGTCCATGGTTCCCGCTTTTTCAGCTTTTTGGAGGGCCAATATTCACTCGGGCTTGGCCCTTGAAGTGCGGCTATTTCAAGGCCGGGTTTCTTCCATGATGGCGCGGCGCGCCTCGGAAAAGAACTGACGGCGCAACAGCGCCACGATGATGATGACGGTGCTGGCAATGAAGACATAAGGGCTGATGAACCAGCCGAGATAACCGATGGACAGAAAGATCGTCCGCAGGCCGTCATTGAAGTTCTTAGCAGCGATGATGTTCATCTTTATGACGTTTTCAGCCGCGCGCTCGGCCGCCTCACGGTCCGAATTGACGTCGTGGACCATGGGAATGGCGCCGAACAGGATCGTGCAATAGTTGAACAGGCGGTAGGACCAGCCAAATTTGAAGAAGGAATAACCGAATAGGCACGTCAGCCCGATAACCTTCAGCTCGAAGGCCGTGCGTCCGGCATAGTGCACGAAAGGCATGTCGCGAAACACCGATTCGACCTGCTCGGTCGCACCCAGAAGCGCAAAACAGCCACCGATGGCGAAGATGGAGGTGGAGGCGAAAAAGGCGGTGCCATTCTGCAGGCCGGCCATGATCTGCGTGTCGATCATCTTCAGGTCGCGTTTGAGGGAGTTCATGATCCACTCACGCCGGCGCTCGGCCATGGCCTGATTGAGGCTGGTTCTCGAAAACAGCGTCCTTCCCGTTGTGACATGCGTATAGACAGCCCACAGCACGATGAAAACGACGATCGAAATATAGTCCATGATGGTCATCACGGGCAGGCCACCTTGCTGTTTGCGAATCTTCGAAAGCATATTGATTTGAAGGCTATGGCAAGGCAATGGCGGCGGCGGCCGTCATCCAACATTCTGCTACAGCGTTGCAGCCCGATCATTTTATTCTCTGCTAACGTTCCGGTAACCAAGTGGCTTTATCAATCCTCTCGCGGACGACAGGTCTGCCGGTTCCGGGTCAGGTTTTGCGTACCGGTTCCGCTTCGATTTCCCGGCCATATCGCTTGCCGATTGACAGGGCCGCCTTTCACACCTAGCCTTTTATGAGGACCGGTGTTTCCGGCGTCCGGAGTTGCCAAGGCTTTGATAGGTCCGCATCGTGTGGACAGGTTTTGATCTCTCCGGCCCGGTATCAGCGGCAGTCCGGCATGAGCAA
Proteins encoded in this window:
- the mgtE gene encoding magnesium transporter, with the protein product MTDRDDDLVAPEELRPAEAPSDIYAEDGSVRSDFLTMVGAAIADRDLLFLRKNVARLHESELGDVLESILPEQRHALVRLLGSDFDMTALTEVDEGIRLDIVDQMSNEQIAAGIGELDSDDAVYILEDLDDEDREDILSQLPFTERVRLMRALDYPESSAGRRMQTEFVAVPPFWTVGQTIDYLREEEELPDSFTQIFVIDPTFKLVGALDLDKVLRAKRQVKIETIMHETNHSIPAEMDQEEAAQLFEQYDLLSAAVVDSNGRLVGVLTIDDVVDVIQEEAEEDLLRLGGVGDEELSDSIVSTSRSRVPWLAVNLLTAFLSASVISLFDATIQQIIALAILMPAVAGMGGNAGSQTMTVSVRALATKSLDIHNAARIIRREAGVGILNGMLFGCAIGVVAGIWFQDVHIGGIIATAMCLNMLAAALAGILIPLVLDKFGADPAVSSAVFVTAVTDIVGFFAFLGIATWWYGISG
- a CDS encoding MerR family transcriptional regulator — its product is MDKYYSITELTREFGVSTRTLRFYEDEGLIHPERRGRTRLFRAADRRLIQEILRGRRIGFTISEIREIIHVYKEPPGESGQLVLLMKKVDEKRADLRQKRKDIEETLAELDNVEEACLTRLAEIGVGT
- a CDS encoding heparan-alpha-glucosaminide N-acetyltransferase, producing the protein MDTNTAANENSRKGRIGGLDTLRGLALIAMASYHFTWNLEYFGYLEPGTATTGLWKLYARGIASSFLFLAGFSLFLAHGKGLNWPSFGKRFAMVAGSALLITIATYFAFPDSFIFFGILHNIAAASLVGLLFLRAPAPVTLLFAVIAFALPQYVQSDLFNSKWLAWIGFSTMPPRSNDYVPLLPWLAPFLAGLAVSQFVTPRDWLDRFRSPSSPRNLIASAGRHSLAFYLIHQPVLIGLVYVLSQAAPPPPVDQVELYKSSCEKSCVEQPNGLELCQRFCGCTLEKLQAENLFDTMMDGKLSTEQQTKVSEVAQQCTVEAQ
- a CDS encoding DUF599 domain-containing protein, whose translation is MTIMDYISIVVFIVLWAVYTHVTTGRTLFSRTSLNQAMAERRREWIMNSLKRDLKMIDTQIMAGLQNGTAFFASTSIFAIGGCFALLGATEQVESVFRDMPFVHYAGRTAFELKVIGLTCLFGYSFFKFGWSYRLFNYCTILFGAIPMVHDVNSDREAAERAAENVIKMNIIAAKNFNDGLRTIFLSIGYLGWFISPYVFIASTVIIIVALLRRQFFSEARRAIMEETRP